In Archangium violaceum, the following are encoded in one genomic region:
- a CDS encoding SitI3 family protein produces the protein MGLDNSLEISTDLSPEQALNLLADRFGLKWGDDKHLIGPSLWVSAIRPSLDGKSIIQEGFHFSPDLSVGFRLSTSEGAYEEGYRLMLRATMLLLEQGRDGVLLFNGEHITLQRIAGQLVLNADAGNWTDGLQLENEIRLPHEKRSLPSPLL, from the coding sequence ATGGGGCTGGACAACAGCTTGGAAATCTCAACCGACTTGAGCCCCGAACAGGCCCTGAATCTCCTGGCGGATCGGTTCGGCTTGAAGTGGGGTGATGACAAACACCTGATCGGGCCTTCTCTATGGGTCAGCGCAATCAGGCCTTCTCTGGATGGGAAGTCGATCATCCAGGAAGGGTTCCATTTCAGTCCCGATCTGTCCGTGGGATTCCGTCTCTCCACCAGCGAAGGCGCGTATGAGGAAGGCTATCGACTCATGTTGCGCGCGACGATGCTCCTGCTGGAACAAGGTCGGGACGGAGTCCTTCTCTTCAACGGAGAGCACATCACCCTGCAAAGAATCGCGGGACAGTTGGTGTTGAACGCCGACGCTGGGAACTGGACGGACGGACTCCAACTGGAGAACGAAATCCGTCTCCCTCACGAGAAGCGCTCCCTGCCCTCACCCCTGCTGTAG
- a CDS encoding lipase/acyltransferase domain-containing protein, whose protein sequence is MAAITKDVVVLLPGLLGSVLERDGKEIWGLSGGAFFRALVSRGGSVESLALKSDSGGELADDGVRATKPIPDVQLLPGFWKVDGYTKVSETLVSRFGLEPGKNFFTFAYDWRRDIRITAKRFAREAERWLHDWRNKHGGSSDSRLILVGHSMGGIVSRYFLECLGGWKHTRALITFGTPHRGSFMALQALALGFRKSLGPVKLFDLSEMVRSLPSAYQLLPTYRCIQMPDGSLVRPGEARGIPNLDPTKAAAGLAFQQEIVSEMESNSRGAEYLERGYALHPVVGIFQPTLQGARLTASGLEMLYSDPDGTDNAGDGTVPRVSAMPVEERHHERAMYSPTSHASLQNAAEVLAHLEGVLTGQRIDLNKYRPGTPERAPRQLSLHIEDAYAHDEPITLRVRPSAELVSPLMAYVTHAEMPRLMFRVPLNRGPDGFYTGEQHPLPPGVYRVSVKGGPEVVPVANVFAVFPREGDLAQSGDDGEVKVLPTQPLAGGGWSFSSSEPGTDFRLEHASPTEQRAKPQAPSTPEPQARDEEHTITRHPSVKPVGPARPGQRLSLTVDLLRDALDVNTESSGITLSGLDSNWSELSIKVRLLCSELKFEPGGDTGEVRVRRNQDSLSATFNATVREGASGELVVVATFEYGGRFCGAARRRIPIESAGTGEPGPSSSEPSSARGGPSGATPVSASPGEASASAGAQEGGTFSLELDAQKPTLTVQIHRLDRGNPRRLYWMLQVGVECEGLPSRLSGDLDLGSDPAEFFQSVATTARELRSGKHFSWFLGMGEQLYDRTPQAFRQTFRALREAYGPGFPIQFITDDPHIPWELMVPSADVPDAGLLCMEHPVARWLLDYQTSLTARLPKGDIVTIAPDYDGHPELAPLPEAQEESRQLVRRFDAQRVTGCFKPVMELMEGTYLKKPVGLLHFAGHGKYSGKGASPSRIYLEDGELETLQVRNSRVKLGQKFRPLVLFNACEVGAANDVLGGMGGWAEAFVSRSFSGFIAPLWPVQDAHARHAVEQLVSDLKESHLTVGEALQRLRQSQAETSPTYLSYVYVGDVMARFAPAVAATRTAVA, encoded by the coding sequence ATGGCCGCCATCACCAAGGATGTCGTCGTTCTGCTGCCCGGTCTTCTCGGCAGCGTGCTGGAGCGGGACGGAAAGGAGATCTGGGGCCTCTCGGGTGGAGCGTTCTTTCGCGCGCTGGTGAGCCGCGGTGGCAGCGTGGAGTCGCTCGCACTGAAGTCCGACAGCGGCGGCGAGCTCGCCGATGACGGGGTGAGGGCGACGAAGCCCATTCCCGACGTCCAGTTGTTGCCCGGCTTCTGGAAGGTCGACGGCTACACCAAGGTGTCGGAGACGCTGGTGAGCCGGTTCGGTCTCGAGCCCGGCAAGAACTTCTTCACGTTCGCCTACGACTGGCGGCGCGACATCCGCATCACCGCGAAGCGCTTCGCCCGCGAGGCCGAGCGTTGGCTGCACGACTGGCGCAACAAGCACGGCGGCTCGTCTGATTCGCGCCTCATCCTCGTGGGGCACTCGATGGGAGGCATCGTCTCCCGCTACTTCCTCGAGTGCCTCGGCGGCTGGAAGCACACCCGCGCACTCATCACCTTCGGCACGCCCCACCGTGGCTCGTTCATGGCGTTGCAGGCGCTCGCGCTGGGCTTCCGCAAGAGCCTCGGGCCGGTGAAGCTCTTCGACCTGTCCGAGATGGTGCGCTCGCTGCCCTCGGCGTACCAGCTGCTGCCCACCTACCGCTGCATCCAGATGCCGGATGGCAGCCTGGTGCGGCCGGGGGAGGCCCGGGGCATCCCCAACCTCGATCCCACGAAGGCCGCGGCGGGCCTCGCCTTCCAGCAGGAGATCGTGAGCGAGATGGAGTCCAACTCCAGGGGCGCCGAGTACCTCGAGCGCGGGTATGCCCTCCACCCCGTGGTGGGCATCTTCCAGCCCACGCTGCAGGGCGCGCGCCTCACCGCCTCCGGACTGGAGATGCTCTACAGCGATCCGGACGGGACGGACAACGCGGGTGATGGCACCGTGCCGCGCGTGTCCGCCATGCCGGTGGAGGAGCGGCACCACGAGCGTGCCATGTACAGCCCCACCTCGCACGCCTCGCTGCAGAACGCGGCCGAGGTGCTCGCCCACCTGGAGGGAGTGCTCACCGGCCAGCGCATCGATCTCAACAAGTACCGCCCCGGAACGCCGGAGCGGGCGCCGAGGCAGCTCTCACTGCACATCGAGGACGCGTACGCGCACGACGAGCCCATCACCCTGCGCGTGCGTCCCTCGGCGGAGCTCGTCTCGCCGCTGATGGCCTACGTCACCCACGCGGAGATGCCGCGGCTGATGTTCCGGGTGCCGCTCAATCGCGGGCCGGATGGCTTCTACACGGGTGAGCAGCACCCGCTGCCGCCGGGCGTGTACCGCGTTTCCGTCAAGGGAGGCCCGGAGGTCGTTCCCGTGGCCAACGTCTTCGCCGTCTTCCCTCGCGAGGGCGACCTGGCGCAGTCGGGGGATGACGGTGAGGTGAAGGTGTTGCCGACCCAGCCGCTCGCGGGGGGAGGGTGGAGCTTCTCGAGCTCGGAGCCTGGGACGGATTTTCGCCTGGAGCACGCCTCGCCCACCGAACAGAGAGCGAAGCCCCAGGCTCCGTCCACTCCCGAGCCCCAGGCCCGGGACGAGGAGCACACCATCACCCGTCATCCTTCGGTGAAGCCGGTGGGGCCCGCGCGTCCGGGACAGCGGCTCTCGCTGACCGTGGACCTGCTGCGGGATGCACTGGATGTGAACACGGAGTCCTCCGGCATCACGCTCTCGGGGCTCGACTCCAACTGGAGCGAGCTGTCCATCAAGGTGCGCCTGCTGTGCTCGGAGCTGAAGTTCGAGCCTGGTGGGGACACGGGCGAGGTGCGGGTGCGGCGCAACCAGGACTCCCTCTCCGCTACGTTCAACGCCACCGTGCGTGAGGGCGCCTCGGGGGAGCTCGTCGTGGTGGCCACCTTCGAGTACGGCGGGCGCTTCTGCGGCGCGGCCCGGCGGCGCATCCCCATCGAGTCCGCGGGGACGGGCGAGCCCGGTCCTTCCTCCTCGGAGCCTTCCTCGGCGCGTGGTGGTCCGTCGGGTGCGACGCCGGTGTCGGCCTCGCCGGGTGAGGCGTCCGCTTCCGCCGGAGCTCAGGAGGGGGGGACGTTCTCCCTGGAGCTCGATGCCCAGAAGCCCACCCTGACGGTGCAGATCCACCGTCTGGATCGGGGCAACCCGCGGCGCCTGTACTGGATGCTCCAGGTGGGCGTGGAGTGCGAGGGGCTGCCGTCCAGGCTCTCGGGTGATCTGGACCTGGGCTCGGATCCGGCCGAGTTCTTCCAGAGCGTGGCCACCACCGCCCGCGAGCTGCGGTCGGGCAAGCACTTCTCCTGGTTCTTGGGCATGGGCGAGCAGCTCTACGACCGGACGCCCCAGGCCTTCCGGCAGACGTTTCGCGCGCTGCGCGAGGCGTACGGGCCGGGCTTCCCCATCCAGTTCATCACCGATGACCCGCACATCCCTTGGGAGCTGATGGTGCCCTCGGCGGACGTGCCCGACGCGGGGCTGCTGTGCATGGAGCACCCGGTGGCGCGGTGGCTGCTGGACTACCAGACGTCGCTGACGGCGCGCCTGCCAAAGGGGGACATCGTCACCATCGCGCCGGACTACGATGGGCATCCGGAGTTGGCTCCGCTCCCGGAGGCGCAGGAGGAGTCGCGGCAGCTCGTCCGGCGGTTCGACGCGCAGCGGGTGACGGGTTGCTTCAAGCCCGTCATGGAGCTGATGGAGGGCACCTACCTCAAGAAGCCCGTCGGGCTGCTGCACTTCGCCGGACACGGCAAGTACAGCGGGAAGGGGGCGTCGCCCTCCCGCATCTACCTGGAGGACGGTGAGCTGGAGACGCTGCAGGTGCGCAACTCCCGGGTGAAGCTGGGCCAGAAGTTCCGGCCGCTCGTGCTCTTCAACGCCTGTGAGGTGGGGGCGGCCAACGACGTGCTCGGCGGGATGGGAGGCTGGGCGGAGGCCTTCGTCAGCAGGAGCTTCTCCGGCTTCATCGCGCCGTTGTGGCCGGTGCAGGACGCGCATGCCCGCCACGCGGTGGAGCAGCTCGTGTCGGACCTGAAGGAGTCGCACCTCACCGTGGGCGAGGCGCTCCAGCGTCTGCGTCAGAGCCAGGCGGAGACGTCGCCCACGTACCTGTCCTACGTGTACGTGGGGGATGTGATGGCGCGGTTCGCTCCAGCGGTCGCCGCGACCCGCACGGCCGTGGCGTGA
- a CDS encoding peptidylprolyl isomerase translates to MRTRMLTIGLLVLSLTACSKDKDKQAEGKSTTGTTPQATQTAPNNTGTQTGTQAAEQKAPHGASAAPRSRPPAENPGPWQKKALAGQALFATLETSEGDIVVKLLSKDAPLTVANFVGLATGEQTWRDPKSGEVKQNTPLYQNVIFHRVIPGFMIQGGDPLGLGSGTPGYNFEDEFQSGRSFDKTGLLAMANRGPETNGSQFFITVSTPQHLNNRHTIFGEVVKGYDVVEKIATVPTAQANRPVKDVVLKKVSLSDEQPK, encoded by the coding sequence ATGCGCACCCGAATGCTGACAATAGGACTCCTCGTTCTCTCCCTGACCGCCTGCTCGAAGGACAAGGACAAGCAGGCCGAGGGAAAGAGCACCACGGGCACGACGCCCCAAGCGACCCAGACCGCTCCGAACAACACGGGAACCCAGACGGGCACCCAGGCGGCCGAGCAGAAGGCTCCTCACGGCGCCAGCGCCGCGCCGCGGAGCCGGCCTCCCGCGGAGAACCCCGGGCCCTGGCAGAAGAAGGCGCTGGCGGGCCAGGCGCTGTTCGCCACACTCGAGACGAGCGAGGGCGACATCGTGGTGAAGCTCCTCTCGAAGGACGCGCCGCTCACGGTGGCGAACTTCGTGGGGCTGGCGACCGGTGAGCAGACGTGGAGGGACCCGAAGTCGGGCGAGGTGAAGCAGAACACGCCGCTGTACCAGAACGTCATCTTCCACCGGGTCATCCCGGGCTTCATGATTCAAGGTGGAGATCCGCTGGGCCTGGGCTCGGGCACGCCGGGCTACAACTTCGAGGACGAGTTCCAGAGCGGCCGGTCGTTCGACAAGACGGGCCTGCTGGCGATGGCGAACCGGGGTCCGGAGACGAACGGGAGCCAGTTCTTCATCACGGTGTCGACGCCGCAGCACCTGAACAACCGGCACACCATCTTCGGCGAGGTGGTGAAGGGCTACGACGTGGTGGAGAAGATCGCCACGGTGCCGACGGCCCAGGCGAACCGGCCGGTGAAGGACGTGGTGCTCAAGAAGGTGTCGCTCAGCGACGAGCAGCCGAAGTAG
- a CDS encoding alpha/beta hydrolase: MRRVSTRLGELDCQVLDAIPEGATPELAVVLCHGFGAPATDLVPLAQELVELKPELAPKVRFVFPAAPLSLGVMGMPFARAWFHLPQEVMMGRERDWDLFAVSTPEGLAQARRGLMSALSALSAATKLPYGRIVLGGFSQGGMVTTDVALRLEEAPAGLCILSGTLICQEEWKQRAEKRKGLPVMQSHGRYDDILAFHQAERLNKVLTEAGLSVEFLPFNGPHTIAPEVLERMAEFLHERL; the protein is encoded by the coding sequence ATGCGAAGGGTGAGCACGCGCCTGGGAGAGCTGGACTGCCAGGTGCTCGACGCGATTCCCGAGGGAGCGACTCCGGAGCTGGCGGTGGTGCTGTGCCACGGCTTCGGGGCGCCGGCGACGGATCTGGTGCCGCTGGCGCAGGAGCTGGTGGAGCTGAAGCCGGAGCTGGCGCCGAAGGTGCGGTTCGTGTTTCCGGCGGCGCCGCTGTCGCTCGGGGTGATGGGTATGCCATTCGCCCGGGCGTGGTTCCACCTACCCCAGGAGGTGATGATGGGGCGGGAGCGGGACTGGGATTTGTTCGCGGTCTCGACGCCCGAGGGGCTGGCGCAGGCGCGGCGAGGGCTGATGTCGGCGCTGTCAGCGCTGTCGGCGGCGACGAAGCTGCCCTACGGGCGGATCGTCCTGGGAGGCTTCAGCCAGGGCGGGATGGTGACGACGGACGTGGCGCTGCGGCTGGAGGAGGCACCGGCGGGGTTGTGCATCCTGTCGGGGACGCTGATCTGCCAGGAGGAGTGGAAGCAGCGGGCGGAGAAGCGAAAGGGCCTGCCGGTGATGCAGAGCCACGGGCGCTACGACGACATCCTGGCGTTCCACCAGGCGGAGCGGCTGAACAAGGTGCTGACGGAGGCGGGGCTGTCGGTGGAGTTCCTGCCCTTCAACGGACCGCACACCATCGCGCCGGAAGTGCTGGAGCGGATGGCGGAGTTCCTGCACGAGCGTCTGTGA
- a CDS encoding secondary thiamine-phosphate synthase enzyme YjbQ has translation MYRAKELTVATWGRGFHDITDEVQRAVAESGAREGLCTVFLHHTSASLLLCENADPDVRKDLEAFFSRLVKDGDPLFRHDAEGPDDMPAHIRTVLTQNSLSVPIQGGHASLGTWQGIYVWEHRTAPHHRRVTISVLS, from the coding sequence ATGTACCGTGCGAAGGAACTGACGGTGGCGACGTGGGGCCGGGGCTTCCACGACATCACGGACGAGGTGCAGAGGGCGGTGGCGGAGAGTGGAGCGAGGGAAGGCCTGTGCACGGTCTTCCTGCACCACACGAGCGCCTCGCTGCTGCTGTGCGAGAACGCGGACCCGGACGTGCGCAAGGATCTGGAGGCCTTCTTCTCGAGGCTGGTGAAGGACGGGGATCCGCTCTTCCGTCACGACGCGGAGGGCCCGGACGACATGCCGGCGCACATCCGGACGGTGCTGACACAGAACTCGCTCAGTGTGCCCATCCAGGGAGGGCACGCGAGCCTGGGAACATGGCAGGGCATCTACGTCTGGGAGCACCGGACGGCGCCGCACCACCGCCGGGTGACGATCTCGGTGTTGAGCTGA
- a CDS encoding sigma-54-dependent transcriptional regulator, with amino-acid sequence MSPARILVVDDDPHARDLLKRLLGMLGEVNQAADPKEATARLTEDGPFDLVLTDMAMPNAGDGLTVLNTVRAQLPDTPVIVVTAFGNIEGALDSIQQGAFDYLSKPFDVDAIVRVARRALEQKRLVEENRSLRKQVERGAMVGRSPALLEVYKQVARAAATSVPVLITGETGTGKEMVARALHRRSPRSQGAFIPVDCGAIAESLMESELFGHARGSFTGAAGARRGLFEEAHGGTLFLDEIGDVGPKVQAQLLRALQEGEIRRVGESAPVKVDVRVVAATNKDLKERVAEGLFREDLLYRLDVVHLHLPPLRERREDIPALVEHFASLHARGGVAPVVTSDVMTRLTAYDWPGNVRQLENVVARALALNVTGVLGPQDFPEPIGDGPKKLSGLAGDMPSLAELSRRYAAHVLQHVGGNKSEAARLLDVDRKTLYKLLEAHEPAE; translated from the coding sequence ATGAGCCCTGCCCGCATCCTCGTCGTCGATGATGATCCCCACGCGCGGGATTTGTTGAAGCGTCTGCTCGGCATGCTGGGCGAGGTGAACCAGGCCGCGGACCCCAAGGAGGCCACCGCTCGCCTCACCGAGGATGGGCCGTTCGACCTCGTCCTCACCGACATGGCCATGCCCAACGCGGGGGACGGGCTCACCGTGCTGAACACGGTGCGCGCGCAGCTGCCGGACACCCCCGTCATCGTGGTGACGGCTTTTGGCAACATCGAGGGCGCGCTGGACAGCATTCAACAGGGTGCCTTCGACTATCTGTCCAAGCCCTTCGACGTGGACGCCATTGTCCGCGTCGCCCGGCGGGCGCTGGAGCAGAAGCGGCTGGTGGAGGAGAACCGCTCGCTGCGCAAGCAGGTGGAGCGCGGCGCCATGGTGGGGCGCAGCCCGGCCCTGCTCGAGGTGTACAAGCAGGTGGCCCGCGCGGCGGCCACCTCGGTGCCGGTGCTCATCACCGGCGAGACGGGCACCGGCAAGGAGATGGTGGCTCGCGCGCTGCACCGGCGCTCGCCCCGCTCCCAGGGCGCGTTCATCCCCGTGGACTGTGGCGCCATCGCCGAGTCCCTCATGGAGAGCGAGCTGTTCGGTCATGCCCGTGGCTCGTTCACCGGCGCCGCCGGCGCCCGGCGCGGTCTCTTCGAGGAGGCCCATGGCGGTACGTTGTTCCTCGATGAGATTGGCGATGTGGGCCCCAAGGTGCAGGCGCAGTTGCTGCGCGCGCTGCAGGAGGGGGAGATCCGCCGCGTGGGCGAGAGCGCCCCGGTGAAGGTGGACGTCCGCGTCGTGGCCGCGACGAACAAGGACTTGAAGGAGCGCGTGGCCGAGGGATTGTTCCGCGAGGATCTGCTCTACCGGTTGGATGTGGTGCACCTGCACCTTCCGCCCCTGCGTGAGCGGCGCGAGGATATTCCGGCCCTCGTGGAGCACTTCGCCTCGCTGCATGCACGCGGGGGCGTGGCTCCCGTGGTGACGAGTGACGTCATGACCCGGCTCACCGCGTACGACTGGCCGGGCAATGTGCGGCAGTTGGAGAACGTGGTGGCCCGGGCGCTCGCGCTGAATGTGACGGGCGTGTTGGGGCCGCAGGACTTTCCCGAGCCCATCGGCGATGGCCCGAAGAAGTTGAGCGGGCTGGCCGGGGACATGCCGAGCCTCGCTGAGTTGTCACGGCGTTATGCGGCCCATGTGCTTCAGCACGTGGGGGGTAACAAGAGCGAGGCCGCGCGACTGCTCGATGTGGACAGGAAGACGCTCTACAAGCTGCTCGAGGCCCATGAGCCGGCGGAGTAG
- a CDS encoding sensor histidine kinase — MLLSGVAAFTLWTEVRTSHQVAERVQEAMDRAGLIGRIRVDALSLESAIEAHIRATDDQQRKDADEVMEDILEDIREATKDYTRNLPRDDTLVVWQRFNMACMRLAEQVRAAAGFSHRQESEQARHHLVEQVRPLAEEIDGLAGQLARENADEARLLLAHLASLRVRNLAYGGLVTLLAVLVSLAVGWQITSVLRRQERTIQEQMEELDRRNQELDAFTRRVAHDLMGPLSPLKGYLTLLRRSGAVKEPQALELISLCESSAVRMGELIEALLRFCRAGTRGEPTVGELDTAVTTLLLEVSQTAAAQGVALEREVESGVKVSCPSQLLQLIAQNLLSNAVKYTAGRPDARVCVKVAREGSEAVLEVVDNGIGMSAETQAKLFQPFFRAPEARGRPGHGLGLATTKRLVDAHEGTLLVRSEPGSGTRVMVRFPLAAEVAPPVRGVGT, encoded by the coding sequence ATGCTGCTGTCGGGAGTGGCCGCCTTCACGCTGTGGACGGAGGTGCGCACCAGCCACCAGGTGGCCGAGCGCGTCCAGGAGGCGATGGATCGGGCCGGGCTCATCGGCCGCATCCGGGTGGACGCCCTGTCGTTGGAGTCCGCCATCGAGGCCCACATCCGCGCCACGGATGACCAGCAGCGCAAGGACGCGGACGAGGTGATGGAGGACATCCTCGAGGACATCCGCGAGGCCACCAAGGACTACACGCGCAACCTGCCCCGAGACGACACGCTCGTGGTGTGGCAGCGCTTCAACATGGCCTGTATGCGGCTGGCCGAGCAGGTGCGGGCCGCGGCGGGTTTCTCCCATCGCCAGGAGTCCGAGCAGGCCCGGCACCATCTGGTGGAGCAGGTGCGCCCGCTGGCCGAGGAGATCGACGGCCTGGCGGGGCAGCTCGCGCGGGAGAACGCGGACGAGGCGCGGCTGCTGCTGGCGCACCTGGCCTCGCTGCGCGTGCGCAACCTCGCGTACGGGGGGCTGGTGACGCTGCTGGCGGTGCTCGTGTCGCTGGCGGTGGGCTGGCAGATCACCTCGGTGCTCAGGCGCCAGGAGCGCACCATCCAGGAGCAGATGGAGGAGCTGGACCGGCGCAACCAGGAGCTGGATGCCTTCACCCGGCGCGTGGCGCACGACCTGATGGGGCCGCTCTCGCCGCTCAAGGGCTACCTGACGCTGCTGCGCCGCTCGGGGGCGGTGAAGGAGCCGCAGGCGCTGGAGCTCATCTCGCTGTGCGAGTCCAGCGCGGTGCGCATGGGCGAGCTCATCGAGGCGCTGCTGCGCTTCTGCCGCGCCGGCACCCGGGGCGAGCCGACGGTGGGCGAGCTGGACACCGCCGTCACCACGCTGCTCCTGGAGGTGAGCCAGACGGCCGCCGCGCAGGGCGTGGCGCTGGAGCGCGAGGTGGAGTCCGGGGTGAAGGTGTCGTGCCCCTCGCAGCTGTTGCAACTCATCGCGCAGAACCTGCTGTCCAACGCGGTGAAGTACACGGCGGGCCGGCCCGACGCGCGCGTCTGTGTGAAGGTGGCGCGCGAGGGGAGCGAGGCGGTGCTGGAGGTGGTCGACAACGGCATCGGCATGAGCGCGGAGACGCAGGCGAAGCTCTTCCAGCCCTTCTTCCGGGCGCCGGAGGCCCGCGGCCGTCCCGGGCACGGGCTCGGTCTGGCCACCACCAAGCGGCTGGTGGATGCCCATGAGGGCACGCTGTTGGTGCGTTCGGAGCCGGGCTCGGGTACACGCGTCATGGTCCGCTTTCCCCTCGCGGCCGAGGTCGCGCCCCCTGTTCGCGGAGTCGGTACATGA
- a CDS encoding PAS domain-containing sensor histidine kinase, translating to MPKAPRKSSQEGRGTGSGDERTQLLRRIAELEEREAHARYIVQAVGVSIWEEDFSRVMEELRGQGIRDVRAHCAAHPGFALRMLELVRVVSVNDASLRMFRASKQEELLSSLHHVILPESLAVFIEELAALLEGRPFFQTESVVQTLDGQRLEVLFSFAWDAVTGRVDRVLVTLMDIGERKAAERALQESEARFRNMADHAPVMMWVTDTQGRCTYLNRQWYDFTGQTEEMGLGFGWLSAVHPEDARLAQAIFLEANVRRASFRLDYRLRRADGEYRWAIDAAAPRFGPGGEFLGYIGSVIDITERRRREELLRFLVETGATLASSLDYATTLSTLARLAVPRLADWCLVDLLEDGSVRRVEVVVADASDEPLVERVRGFPARLDGNSHHPPTKALLEGRPVLLPEMPPESLPWHAHDEEHARLMAVVRPVSLIAVPLVAHGRTLGVISFISTSRSGRHYGAEELSAAEELARRAALSLDNARLYRDAQRAVRLRDEFLSVASHELKTPLTPLALKLQMLVREVEAQRDSPIFQRMLGHLEVSLRQVRKLSELVNDLLDVTRISSGQLRLEGEEVDLAALVREVVARFQPQAERVGCSLSLEVDGPVMGQWDRPRLEQVVSKLLSNAIKYGAGHPVSIRVEAAGARALLVVRDQGIGIEPHTLPLIFRKFERGVSERHYGGLGLGLYVTHQIVQAMGGTISAQSTPGQGATFTVELPLPRAPRAP from the coding sequence ATGCCCAAGGCACCCAGGAAGAGCTCCCAGGAGGGGCGCGGCACTGGATCCGGAGATGAGCGGACCCAGTTGCTGCGCCGCATCGCCGAGCTCGAGGAGCGCGAGGCGCACGCGCGCTACATCGTCCAGGCGGTGGGGGTCTCCATCTGGGAGGAGGACTTCTCGCGGGTGATGGAGGAGCTGCGGGGCCAGGGCATCCGGGACGTGCGCGCCCACTGCGCCGCGCATCCGGGCTTCGCCCTCCGCATGTTGGAGCTGGTCCGCGTGGTGAGCGTCAACGATGCCTCGCTGCGGATGTTTCGCGCCTCCAAGCAGGAGGAGCTGTTGAGCTCGCTGCACCACGTCATCCTGCCGGAGAGCCTGGCGGTGTTCATCGAGGAGCTGGCCGCGCTGCTCGAGGGACGTCCCTTCTTCCAGACGGAGTCGGTCGTGCAGACGCTGGACGGTCAGCGCCTCGAGGTGCTCTTCAGCTTCGCCTGGGACGCGGTGACGGGAAGGGTGGACCGGGTGCTGGTGACGCTCATGGACATCGGTGAGCGCAAGGCGGCCGAGCGGGCCCTCCAGGAGAGCGAGGCGCGCTTCCGCAACATGGCGGACCACGCGCCGGTGATGATGTGGGTGACGGATACGCAGGGCAGGTGCACCTACCTCAACCGGCAATGGTACGACTTCACCGGCCAGACGGAGGAGATGGGGCTGGGCTTCGGGTGGCTGAGCGCCGTCCATCCCGAGGACGCCAGGCTGGCCCAGGCCATCTTCCTCGAAGCCAATGTGCGGCGCGCGTCCTTCCGGCTGGACTACCGGCTGCGTCGCGCGGACGGCGAGTACCGCTGGGCCATCGACGCGGCGGCTCCCCGCTTCGGGCCGGGCGGGGAGTTCCTCGGCTACATCGGCTCGGTCATCGACATCACCGAGCGGCGCCGGCGCGAGGAGCTGCTGCGCTTCCTGGTGGAGACGGGCGCGACACTGGCCTCCTCGCTGGACTACGCGACGACGCTCTCCACGCTGGCGCGGCTCGCCGTCCCCAGGCTGGCCGACTGGTGCCTGGTGGACCTGCTCGAGGACGGCTCGGTGCGCCGGGTGGAGGTGGTGGTGGCGGATGCCTCGGATGAGCCCCTGGTCGAGCGGGTCCGCGGCTTCCCGGCCCGGCTGGACGGCAATTCCCATCATCCTCCGACGAAGGCGCTGCTCGAGGGTCGGCCGGTGCTGCTGCCGGAGATGCCTCCCGAGAGCTTGCCCTGGCATGCGCACGATGAGGAGCACGCCCGGTTGATGGCCGTCGTCCGTCCCGTCTCCCTGATCGCCGTCCCCCTGGTGGCCCACGGGCGTACCCTGGGGGTCATCTCCTTCATCTCCACCTCGCGCTCCGGGCGGCACTACGGCGCGGAGGAGCTCTCGGCCGCGGAGGAGCTCGCCCGGCGCGCCGCGCTCTCGCTGGACAACGCACGGCTCTACCGGGATGCGCAGCGCGCGGTGCGGCTGCGCGATGAGTTCCTCTCCGTCGCCAGCCACGAGCTGAAGACGCCCCTCACGCCCCTGGCGCTCAAGCTGCAAATGCTCGTGCGCGAGGTCGAGGCGCAGCGCGACTCCCCCATCTTCCAGCGCATGCTCGGGCACCTGGAGGTGAGCCTCCGTCAGGTGAGGAAGCTGTCGGAGTTGGTGAACGACCTGCTGGACGTGACGCGCATCAGCTCGGGCCAGCTGCGCCTCGAAGGCGAGGAGGTGGACCTGGCCGCGCTGGTGCGCGAGGTGGTCGCGCGCTTCCAGCCACAGGCGGAGCGCGTTGGATGCTCCCTCTCATTGGAGGTGGACGGGCCGGTGATGGGCCAGTGGGATCGACCGCGGCTCGAGCAGGTGGTCTCCAAGCTGCTCTCCAACGCCATCAAGTATGGAGCGGGCCACCCCGTGTCCATCCGCGTCGAGGCCGCCGGGGCGCGGGCGCTCCTGGTGGTGCGGGACCAGGGCATCGGCATCGAGCCGCACACGCTGCCCCTCATCTTCCGCAAGTTCGAGCGGGGCGTGTCGGAGCGGCACTATGGCGGACTGGGGCTGGGGCTCTACGTGACGCACCAGATCGTCCAGGCCATGGGAGGGACGATCTCCGCCCAGAGCACTCCGGGCCAGGGTGCCACCTTCACCGTGGAGCTGCCCCTGCCGCGGGCGCCCCGCGCTCCTTGA